In one window of Massilibacterium senegalense DNA:
- the mtnN gene encoding 5'-methylthioadenosine/S-adenosylhomocysteine nucleosidase — translation MRIGIIGAMEEEVDILRLQLNGMETKAIAGCEFYHGTLHDVDVVLVKSGIGKVNAAIATTLLNELYTPTYVINTGSAGGFHQELAVGDIVVSSEVRYHDVDATVFGYEYGQVPQMPANYVPNEKLVDVAIKSAEKIDDIHVTKGLITTSDSFMDSADRVQFVKEKFPSIYAAEMEAGAIAQTCYRFNIPFVVIRALSDIAGKNDDTHQTYEQFLEKAGRHSATLVINMIEELKQRGK, via the coding sequence ATGAGAATTGGAATTATTGGTGCAATGGAAGAAGAAGTAGATATTTTACGCCTTCAATTAAACGGGATGGAAACAAAAGCAATTGCTGGTTGTGAATTTTATCACGGGACTCTTCACGACGTAGATGTGGTGTTAGTAAAGTCGGGAATTGGTAAAGTGAATGCAGCAATTGCAACGACGTTATTAAATGAATTATACACACCTACATACGTTATTAATACTGGTTCAGCTGGAGGATTTCATCAGGAGTTAGCAGTTGGTGATATTGTTGTTTCATCAGAAGTTCGTTACCATGATGTAGATGCTACTGTTTTCGGATATGAGTATGGACAAGTGCCGCAAATGCCTGCAAACTATGTACCAAATGAAAAATTAGTAGATGTAGCAATTAAAAGTGCTGAAAAAATTGACGATATTCATGTTACAAAAGGTTTAATTACAACTAGTGATTCTTTTATGGATAGTGCCGATCGTGTACAATTTGTAAAAGAAAAATTTCCATCTATTTATGCTGCAGAAATGGAAGCAGGTGCCATTGCGCAAACTTGTTACCGTTTTAACATTCCGTTTGTAGTCATTCGTGCACTTTCGGATATTGCAGGAAAAAATGATGATACGCATCAAACATATGAACAATTTTTGG